Below is a window of Leishmania braziliensis MHOM/BR/75/M2904 complete genome, chromosome 16 DNA.
ATGCGCTCCACCTCGTCATGTGCAGCTTGGCTCACACGGCGAACAACAGAGCCGGTCTGCATCACCATATCCTCAACAGCCATCCACTGCAGTTCTGTCAGCCCATCCAGAGCAACACTGTACGATGCACCCACATACGCCATCACGTGGTCAAGGTAAACACACTGCTGCTCGCTAAGCACTTGAGCAGCACGAAGTTGCTCTTTCACGGATATCACTTCCAAAGAGAGtgtctcctcggtgtcagccagcttggcggatgtctcctgcagcgcttcctcggtgtcagcgagcttggcggacgtctcctgcagcgtgtcctcggtgtcggccagcttggcggacgtctcctgcagcgcttcCTCGGTGACCGCcagtttggcggatgtctcctgcagcgtctcctcggtgtcggccagcttggcggacgtctcctgcagcgcttcCTCGGTGTCAGCGAGCTTCccggatgtctcctgcagcgtctcctcggtgaccgccagcttggcggtgttctcctgcagcgcctcctcggtggtggccatgtccgtgcgcagctcctccaccacactCTGTAAGGCCTGTAGCTCCCGCTCAAGCTCCTCCTTGCGttccgccgctgcgcgtgtCGCAGCTGTAAGCTGCTCTGTGAGCGTGGtggcctgcgtgtgcgtctcctCCAGGTGCGTCTCCACTGTGGCGAGCTGTGCGTCGCGCTCCTCGATCTGCTTGCGCAGCTCTAACGATGCGCCCTCCTGCTCTaagagcagcgcgcgcatGGACCTCAGCTGATCCTCCAGCTCACCACGTGCGCGCTCGCCGGCAGAGGTGTCCGCGTCGTACTTCGCCTGCAGGGCAGCTAGCCGATCCAGAACATCTGCGCACTCCGTCTCCTTCGCTGCGAGGCGCTCCTGAAGCTCcgccaccagccgccgcagcgccgcaatCTCGTCCGCGGACGCACCGAGCGCTGCATCACTTTCGTcccgcagcgcgcgcagccgcgcctcGTATCCGCGCTTCATGTCCTCGAACCGCCCGGCCTCCTCGCCAAGAACgccctccatcgcctcctcgTGCTCATCCTTCATCTCCTGCATCTTGGTGTTcatgtcgcgcagctcgtcCTCCAGCATCAGGAACTCGCCGTACAGgatctgccgctgcagccccATCTGGTAGTCTGCCTCCGTCAGCGCCTTCTGCAGCCCTTCGATCTCCGTCGTCAGGTGCAGTGCAAGCTCGTCGTCAGCGCactcgcgcagcttcgcctccaGGTCCGCGATCCGCGCAAGCAGCTTCTCGATCGTCCCCTTCAGCTGGTACTCCGCGTAGAGTgcctccttcttcctcagATACTCGTCGCGCCACTGCTCGCCCAGGTCGCACCCGTCCTGCCTCGCCTGCTCCGGGTCCACCGTGTtcacgcgcgcgtgcgtcgtGATCTGCTTCGCGCGGTCAGCAAAACGCAGCGTCTGCACAGACAGGTTCGCGTCGTGCTCGCCCGGCGAGATCGTCACCATCATCGTCGAGATGCTGTTCCCGCCAATGTAGtccttcagcagcttcgTCAGCGTGCTGTTGCGGAACTCCGGGATCGACCGCGAGTTGTTCCGCCCGCGCGTCGCAACCGCCTCGATGCACGACCCCAGCG
It encodes the following:
- a CDS encoding putative kinesin, which encodes MEFKRSNSSRGPLASGRRGQPQKSSSRCTTPLRSTQPLKQPSARGTPSLTGTADISPPESPALPLPPRTAGGISARHATRKASGDTTASLQRTNSATSPKPSNKTDAFERSASGTGSKGAFKRSITAVGMRRAEAIKHNNRVNVYVRVRAFREDETSGPMGQLAVNMDDSAVEVTVPKKGRFTFGFDGCFWSNDRACPSGKAPASQEDVFDEVGRPLVENALAGYNAAVMAYGQTGSGKTFTSFGPPGSIGTSQEGLIPRVCNMIFARAANSAQKGVTYTVSASMLEVYLEDVFDLLNHRKQLSVRNDFTSNTFSVVGQKTVSVKSYKDVLVVLNKAEPLRTFAATNIHDHSSRAHTLFMLEVQTHFDAPELAPRCAKILLADLAGCERIRLAGTEEGLAFEQARNINLSLLALGSCIEAVATRGRNNSRSIPEFRNSTLTKLLKDYIGGNSISTMMVTISPGEHDANLSVQTLRFADRAKQITTHARVNTVDPEQARQDGCDLGEQWRDEYLRKKEALYAEYQLKGTIEKLLARIADLEAKLRECADDELALHLTTEIEGLQKALTEADYQMGLQRQILYGEFLMLEDELRDMNTKMQEMKDEHEEAMEGVLGEEAGRFEDMKRGYEARLRALRDESDAALGASADEIAALRRLVAELQERLAAKETECADVLDRLAALQAKYDADTSAGERARGELEDQLRSMRALLLEQEGASLELRKQIEERDAQLATVETHLEETHTQATTLTEQLTAATRAAAERKEELERELQALQSVVEELRTDMATTEEALQENTAKLAVTEETLQETSGKLADTEEALQETSAKLADTEETLQETSAKLAVTEEALQETSAKLADTEDTLQETSAKLADTEEALQETSAKLADTEETLSLEVISVKEQLRAAQVLSEQQCVYLDHVMAYVGASYSVALDGLTELQWMAVEDMVMQTGSVVRRVSQAAHDEVERMKEMCSIADDNYKMTAERFDILRRILGKIDQDVKEASVEIDSQERRQSDTSRATPHRLGDVSNRENSMERKSSA